Within Anguilla anguilla isolate fAngAng1 chromosome 11, fAngAng1.pri, whole genome shotgun sequence, the genomic segment TTTCCGAAAGGTCTTGAAAGGTAACAAAATCACAGTAATGATTATAAAATCGTGTTTTATCAAAATCGCATTACTAATGAGCAGATAAACAATATCCCTACTTATGAATATGGTTggatttttttagtttaaaaaaagacaacagtCAAGTTTCATTACGCTTTCTCGGGTTTGCTTCTGATTTCATTTCCCGTCATCCTCTCtgttccctctttctcttccttgtACTGTCTTCGTGAGGACGGTCACACTCATCGGTGAGTGGGAAAAATCTTTAATCATCTGAAGTACTGGTAGTTTTCCAAACAAATCAAACACATATACGTATTCCTgttataataaaacatttgtggGTGCCATTATTTATGAAAAGTTTGTGTGCTATGATGTTATATACCTTATACATGAAAGGATGTAATTAGCGTTAGCTGTGTACAGTGCAACAGTGCTCTCAGAGCAACGGTGCACGACTTGCTTCATTTGCGTTATACCGATGTGGTGTGGTTGACCAAGTAGCTTATAAATCACGAGCTTTATTCTCGGCTGAAGTCAAAGTTAAAATTCTTTTGTGGAGAAGTTGTATTTTGGGACGGTGTAATGGCTGCGTGCATAGGTCGCGTTGGGGGGGCCTGTCGTGTTTTCGTTTAACGCCTTTTCTGTTACATAGCTATGTAAACTACTGAACTGTGAATATAGGCTTGCGTACGCTGTTGAAGTCGGTAACGTACTGTATTAATAAATCTGCAAAGTCATCTTAACGTTTGTTGCGACGTTCTCTGATTTCAAACATGTCCAGCGAGGTTTGTGTTAAACTGATTCTCGCGAGCATGTTGAATACTCCGTAATTAGCTCTGTTATAAACCGACATGTAGGGTAGTATTGTTGGTGGCTATTTCACGgtgaaaacaattaatatttacacacagggttgaaaaaaaaaacaaggatttGATTATTACCTGAAGTCGGTCAACAACTAACCATTTCAATTATGACTGTGGTAAGGACATTGCGAATGTCAGAGCTAATGATAGAAATTGGTGTCTAGCTGGATGCATTAGGTACAGAAGTgtagccatttttttaaaacagctgtGATGGATGACTGTTAGAGGGTTATTGAGCTTCATGCTGGAGGTTTCTGTGGGTGTAGACTTTGTGGTTCTGTGACTAGATGTCTCCCTGGACAGGCTGGTGTGTGAGTCTGATGTAGTGTGCATCAGGGTTGAGCTGTACAGTCACAGTCCCcagctgcagctctgtgagacACCTGTGCAGTATCATAATTTAACTCTCTCTGCTCATCCTcaggcaaaatggctgcccttaGGCCTCTTATCAAGCCCAAGATCGTCAAGAAAAGGACGAAGAAGTTCATCCGCCATCAGTCTGATCGCTATGTCAAGATCGCGGTGAGTACCCGTGCCAGGAAgttcataacccccccccccccccacgattTTGCAGGTGTACAGCCACCTGACTGTATAAGGTCACCATTTTTTGGAGCAGCCTCGTAAACTCCCCTATTCCCTGTAGCCTGTGCTGGTTACTGCATCCTCTCCTGGCCTCCCAAACTCTCCCCTCACATCCTGCCCTAGTAACTGAATTTTGTGTTCCGTGTTTCTCCAGAAAAACTGGCGTAAGCCCAGAGGTATCGACAACAGGGTCCGCAGGCGCTTTAAGGGCCAGATCTTGATGCCCAACATCGGCTACGGTAGCAACAAGAAGACCAAGCACATGCTGCCCTCCGGGTTCAGGAAGTTCCTGGTGCACAACGTCAAGGAGCTCGAGGTTCTCCTGATGAGCAACAAGTAAGTCCTGGTGTGGATTCAGCGAGGCAGTGGACCCTGGATTCTCTGAGCACACAGTGCAGGGGAGGGCcgttccagtcctggagggccactgtgTCGGCAGAATGTTTAATTCCACTTGCCTCTGGTTCAGCTTGTTCTGGTTTGCTCACCCAGTAGATTAGACCCCATTTTCTGTGTGAGATTTGTGATTGTAAGGAGGGATTTAGCTGAGAGGTCTGATTGTGTATGTAACTGAGTTCATTTTAACATCAAGGGCAGAAGTTGGTTTGAAATCAGAAGCAGAATCAGCCCTAACTGCCCAAACTGACATAGGGGCCAGTGGGGCCCTGCTGATTTAGACCAGCTGAAAATAGGTTTGGAGCCGAGCTCCCTGATTGGCTCTGATCAGTCAGTGGAGTAATGGTGGGTTCTTAATCACCTATTGGTgggctaacccccccccccttcccgcagTGTACGCACCACCATTGGTCAAAGCTTTGTTTCCACTGAGGACATTATTTCAACTTGTCTTTTAGTGTCAAGGGTTCAAGCCTGGTTTGCTGCTGGGGGATTGTGGGTGAAATGTGTGGTAATGGGTGAAAGGTGTAATAAATGAGTGTAACGTAAAGGTGTGCACGTGGGGTTTATGTACAGGTTAACGCTACAGCAGTGCTGAGTGTTAAAGTGTTACTGAGGCAGTAACGGTGCTTATGATGTGTGTTTGGTGACTGCAGCACAGGTGCAGGGCGGTACTGTAGACTGGCTCTAAAGGCCCAGCTCCTGTGTTCTCACCTGTGATCTTGACACATTATCCTTACATGCCCAAGCGCTCAACAGTTTAACTGGCGCCcctgaaattttttattttttattttttattttttactgaagggCAGCGCTCCAGCATTAAACTGGAGTGAGAGGTGGACTCTTAGGCGTCCTGGTTGGTCGGTGCATTCGTACACATTTAGAGTTCGGGTGGGGGGTCTGGGTCCTCTGTGTTAATCTCAGTTCTGAGGGCTTGGCTGTAGCGTACAGTAACGGTGCAGATGGGTCTCAGTGGTTCTGTCACTGATGGTTCTCAGTGGTTCTGTCACTGATGGGTCTCAGTGGTTCTGTCACTGAGCAGCAGACTCTCTCCTGTGTTTGCTCCTGCCTGGGTGGAGAAAGTGAATGTGCTCATCAAGACTGGTTGTTGCGCCTGGTGCTGTCGctgtctacccccccccccctcccccactgagTCAGGAAGGCCTGTTTTCTGCGTCTCACCTTTTCAGTCCAAactgatgtttttattcttaaaacAAACCCTTCTCTGCATTTGGAGGTGCTGGTCTGCAGGCTGGTCTTTGATGTTGGTACTTAGGACTTTTAACTGTCGCTGTTGgctttctgtgtgaaatgtgcCTTTAATTCACTTTGGGTGAAAGACTCTGctgtttgaattttaatttaaatgactgGTTTATTTTTCCTGAACAGTCATTGTTGCTTAGTGAAATCCTCTATAACTCAGGGTTCTTAAACTAAATTTAAGTCTAGAACACTTAAACAGTGCATTCTGATAGGTCAGTATGATTGGATAATTGGAAGTTTAATGGGTTAATTAGTtaacctgattggctgtgtgattAATTTGCTGTGTTCCCTCTCCCTGTAGGACGCACTGCGCAGAAATCGCCCACAACGTCTCGTCCAAAAACAGGAAGGTGATTGTGGAGCGGGCGGCCCAGCTGGCCATTAAGGTCACCAACCCGAACGCCCGCCTGCGCAGCGAGGAGAACGAGTGATCTGCCCACTCGCTCAATAAAGTCTATTTACAACTTCTCTCACCCTTCTGTCGTTTTTCTGTGCACTTGTGTGAACggaggatttctttttttttcgctgGGGGGttcttttcctgtttctgaGTGTTAGTGCCACGTAATTACAAACGATCCGAAATCATTATTGGCA encodes:
- the rpl32 gene encoding 60S ribosomal protein L32, which produces MAALRPLIKPKIVKKRTKKFIRHQSDRYVKIAKNWRKPRGIDNRVRRRFKGQILMPNIGYGSNKKTKHMLPSGFRKFLVHNVKELEVLLMSNKTHCAEIAHNVSSKNRKVIVERAAQLAIKVTNPNARLRSEENE